The following are from one region of the Gossypium hirsutum isolate 1008001.06 chromosome D03, Gossypium_hirsutum_v2.1, whole genome shotgun sequence genome:
- the LOC107949879 gene encoding uncharacterized protein: MELTALNERMAQWKILLCEFDIIYVNQKTVKRSTIADFLASRALEDYEYLNFDFPNEDLMHVATTEEGAQEVHPRKLNFDRASNVMSSGIGEVLVSPGGDRYPFTSKLDFDCTNNMVEYKTCTMGIRVAIERKINVLEMADNLATLASMVKVNKQKDVKPIPVSIYEAPAHCYNIEGEERDDHPWYHDILQYVKNREYPKQETENDKRTLRSLANEYVLNGEILYKRRKDQVLLRCVDTVEANKILEEAH, translated from the exons atggagttgACCGCGTTGAATGAAAGAATGGCTCAATGGAAAATTCTGCTatgtgaatttgatataatctatGTGAACCAAAAGACAGTAAAGAGGAGTACAATAGCGGACTTCCTAGCCAGCAGAGCTCTAGAGGATTACGAGTATTTAaatttcgattttccaaatgaggatctgatgcaTGTTGCGACCACTGAAGAAGGTGCTCAAGAAGTACATCCCAGAAAACTAAATTTTGATAGGGCCTCAAACGTTATGAGTAGTGGAATCGGGGAAGTCCTGGTATCCCCAGGCGGAGATCGTTATCcttttactagtaaattggattttgattgcacaaataacatggtaGAATACAAAACATGCACCATGGGTATCCGTGTAGCCATAGAACGTAAGATCAATGTACTAGAG atggctgacaaCTTAGCTACCTTAGCTTCCATGGTTAAAGTGAACAAACAAAAGGATGTGAAACCTATCCCGGTGAGTATCTATGAAGCTCCGGCCCATTGTTACAACATCGAGGGAGAAGAAagggatgatcacccttggtaccatgacATACTACAATATGTAAAGAACCGTGAATACCCTAAGCAAGAAaccgagaatgataaaaggacgcTAAGAAGTCTGGCCAACGAGTATGTCCTAAATGGAGAGAtcttatacaaaagaagaaaggatcaagtgctTCTAAGATGTGTAGACACCGTTGAGGCCAATAAAATCTTGGAAGAAGCCCATTGA